The genomic region CGGATCGAGAAAATCCGGGCCGCATTTAAACGCTTGAACGATCAGTCCCTGGTTGCGCCATGCGCGTGCCAGCGCAGCAGATACCAGAGTTTTTCCCTGATTGGAGGCTGGCGCGGACAGCAGCAATGCCGGGCAACTGGTTGTCACGAGCCTACCACTCCACCCCTGGCATCGCCTGCACACCGTGCTTGAAGGCATGTTTGACCATGGTCATGTCGGTGACGGTGTCGGCCTGCTCGACCAGCTCGGGCTGGGCGGCGCGGCCGGTGACGACGACATGCTGCATGGCGGGACGGGCGGCAATGTCGGCCAGCACTTGCTGCAGGTCGAGATAATGGTATTTGAGGACGATGTTGAGCTCGTCGAGAATGACGACACCTACGCTTTCATCCCTGAGCGCGGCTTGCGCAGCCTGCCAGCCTTGTTGGGCAGCGGCGATGTCACGCTCGCGGTTCTGGGTTTCCCAGGTGAAGCCTTCGCCCATCACATGCCAGCTGACATTGGGCTGGTGGCGGAAGAAGGCTTCCTCGCCGGTGTCGGAACGGCCCTTGACGAACTGCACCACCACGGCTTTCATGCCGTGGCCGAGGGCGCGGGCGAGGAGGCCAAAAGCGGCAGTGGATTTGCCTTTGCCGTTGCCGGTATTCACCAGGAACAGGCCTCGCTCAATGCGCGCAGCCTCTATCTTGGCATCAACAACTGATTTTTTGCGCGCCATCCGGTCTGAATGGCGCTGGTTAAGGTCTGGTTTTTCCTGATCGGTCATGCGGTTCGTTTGCTATCAGCGTAAAGCGCCTTCACCACAATGTGGATGATGGCAGCAGTCGCCACGTAGAACGCCAGCGTACCCAAATATGATGGGTAATACTTGGCGATGCGTGGCAGGAACTCGGCCAGCGTCGGGTCGACATAGCGGCCAGAGAAGAAATAGAAACCGCCGCTGGAGAACAGGTGGCAGACAAAACTGCTGCCCACCACTGTAGCCGCCAGCAGGGCGATGCGGCTGAAGGCGAACTGG from Methylobacillus flagellatus KT harbors:
- the cobO gene encoding cob(I)yrinic acid a,c-diamide adenosyltransferase, producing the protein MTDQEKPDLNQRHSDRMARKKSVVDAKIEAARIERGLFLVNTGNGKGKSTAAFGLLARALGHGMKAVVVQFVKGRSDTGEEAFFRHQPNVSWHVMGEGFTWETQNRERDIAAAQQGWQAAQAALRDESVGVVILDELNIVLKYHYLDLQQVLADIAARPAMQHVVVTGRAAQPELVEQADTVTDMTMVKHAFKHGVQAMPGVEW